Proteins encoded in a region of the Triticum dicoccoides isolate Atlit2015 ecotype Zavitan chromosome 3A, WEW_v2.0, whole genome shotgun sequence genome:
- the LOC119267446 gene encoding uncharacterized protein LOC119267446, producing the protein MHLAADYPNRGGGRLGLGPFAAAVLRTDNRRRAIAGGAVLASALLLVATPRLRHSPALHLFADMRNLLGVPNTLNVLTAYPLLLAGVPGLILCLFGSGCFGISLRWEASGWFLFYAGNVGAAFGSAYYHLKPDDDRLIWDRLPMMMSASSLLSILVIERVDERAGLSCLISLLSLLLVSSVCERILDDMRLWVVLNLVPCVAIPALLFLFPPKYTHSRFWFLATGFYLLARFEGLADRKVYSVNRYFISGHSLEHLCFAMVTLILTVMLSFRNIKITRDS; encoded by the exons ATGCATCTCGCCGCCGACTACCCCAACCGCGGCGGTGGCCGCCTCGGCCTAGGGCCATTCGCGGCTGCCGTGCTCCGCACCGATAACCGTCGCCGTGCGATTGCAGGCGGCGCGGTCCTCGCCTCGGCGCTGCTTCTCGTGGCCACACCACGCCTCCGCCACTCGCCGGCGCTCCACCTCTTCGCCGACATGCGCAACCTCCTCGGCGTGCCCAACACCCTCAACGTGCTCACCGCCTACCCGCTTCTCCTTGCTGGAGTACCAGGACTTATCCTTTGCCTCTTCGGCAGCGGATGCTTCGGCATAAG CTTAAGGTGGGAGGCCTCGGGATGGTTCCTCTTCTATGCAGGGAATGTAGGGGCAGCATTTGGCTCAGCTTACTATCACCTCAAGCCAGATGATGACCGGTTAATTTGGGACAGGTTGCCG ATGATGATGTCGGCCTCCTCGCTTTTGTCGATATTGGTAATTGAAAGAGTTGATGAGAGGGCTGGATTATCTTGTTTGATCTCGCTCTTGTCTCTTTTATTGGTGAGCAGTGTGTGTGAAAG GATTCTTGATGATATGCGCCTGTGGGTAGTTTTAAACCTGGTTCCTTGTGTTGCAATTCCTGCACTGCTATTCTTGTTCCCGCCAAAGTATACACACTCAAGATTTTGGTTTCTTGCTACAG GCTTTTACCTTCTGGCAAGATTTGAAGGCCTTGCCGACAGAAAGGTTTACAGTGTGAATAGATACTTCATTAGCGGCCATTCCTTGGAGCACCTTTGTTTCGCCATGGTTACATTGATACTTACTGTGATGCTATCCTTCAGAAATATTAAGATCACCAG GGACTCGTGA
- the LOC119267444 gene encoding uncharacterized protein LOC119267444 isoform X1, which yields MFLRSRISSQTFFYRSTTMRVSYLVLLAICAILSRQVPPESPQPSLPLAGGSRKKRKNLRRKQEGMDRTDKLGAVEEEKGPTPNILLLPRLSGPMKQRITKEYRRLFGVFGGIEEFFHQVHEFLKTLVDARDELLQKSENTRRSITIRKAMLSNSRNGRSSHDHLRLCEQVSRLEFEYERLKKDASIYHNLHEQLQLSSCYKLMEESNDEAEKRIREGAFAKGVRDTAFEDLLAVEKKDDAFWRRDGKLRSISDSM from the exons ATGTTCTTGCGATCGAGGATATCGTCGCAAACCTTCTTCTACAGATCTACAACCATGCGGGTTTCCTATCTCGTCCTCCTTGCTATTTGTGCCATCCTGTCCCGTCAGGTCCCACCTGAATCACCCCAACCATCATTGCCACTTGCTGGTGGCAGTAGGAAGAAGAGAAAAAAcctgaggaggaagcaggagggcaTGGATCGCACAGATAAGTTGGGGGCTGTTGAGGAGGAAAAGGGGCCAACACCGAACATCTTGCTCCTCCCCCGGTTGAGTGGTCCAATGAAACAAAGGATCACTAAGGAGTATCGTCGGTTGTTTGGGGTTTTTGGTGGTATTGAAGAATTCTTTCACCAG GTCCATGAGTTTCTTAAGACTCTTGTAGATGCGAGGGATGAACTACTACAAAA GTCTGAGAACACCCGAAGAAGCATCACAATAAGGAAGGCCATGTTATCCAACAGTCGTAACGGTAGGTCTTCACATGACCACCTTCGCTTATGTGAACAG GTGAGTAGATTGGAATTCGAATATGAAAGACTAAAGAAAGATGCCAGCATTTACCATAATCTCCATGAGCAGCTTCAGCTGTCATCGTGCTACAAACTG ATGGAGGAGAGCAACGATGAAGCGGAGAAGAGAATTCGCGAAGGAGCCTTCGCCAAAGGGGTGCGTGATACCGCCTTCGAGGACCTGCTGGCCGTGGAGAAGAAGGACGACGCTTTCTGGCGCCGTGACGGGAAGCTGAGGTCGATCTCGGACAGCATGTAG
- the LOC119267443 gene encoding putative pentatricopeptide repeat-containing protein At1g17630, with amino-acid sequence MHRLLRTTASRGCIRQRHRLLSAVAGGDQPIRDLPPTTCAVPWNRLLRAHICRSRPDLALALYRRMRALCPALPNTYTLPLALRAATSPRIASAIHAHGLHLSLHAHPDVAGQLLAAYARHGRPDEARHVFDAMPSKRTTMSWNTLISAYSVCCDPDSAMATFGRMAAAADEALPDAVTWTTLLSAHARCGKHPVVLELFGDMHRSGCEGNAESVAVALSACPYAGDLALGKGRAIHGYGVAKGVVRGYLFVTNSLVCMYGKLGKMDDARKVFGEAGEKNTVTWNALVTSYAASGMCDEALDVLVRMEQRGGMAAPNVVSWSAVIGGFASSGDNERALELFRRMQRRWLSPNVVTLATVLSACAELLAVRLGREVHAGAIRSMLDRHSLVANGLINMYAKCGRVAYARTVFDGMKSRDLVSWNSMLAGYGMHGLCDDALAVFADMAEAKVDPDGVTFVAVLSACSHAGRVSEGRRLFDQMILEHRISPSMEHYTCMVDLLGRAGLLKDASELIETMPVGADLCVWGALLNSCRIHGDAAMAEATIAKVLQAGAETTGNHTLITNLYAACGMWDESKRVRVMTREAGLRKSPGQSWIEVKNKVFAFVAGSVPPSMPGAEEIFRVLDDLYSEMDDERHTMEHDHHIVSV; translated from the coding sequence ATGCACCGTCTCCTCCGAACAACCGCTTCTCGTGGATGCATCCGGCAGCGCCACcgcctcctctccgccgtcgctggCGGCGACCAACCGATCCGCGACCTCCCGCCGACCACCTGCGCGGTCCCATGGAACCGCCTCCTCCGCGCCCACATCTGCCGCTCCCGTCCAGACCTTGCGCTCGCGCTCTACCGCCGCATGCGCGCGCTCTGCCCCGCGCTCCCTAACACCTACACGCTCCCCCTCGCCCTCCGCGCGGCGACCTCCCCACGAATCGCGTCCGCCATCCACGCACACGGCCTCCACCTTAGCTTGCATGCCCACCCGGACGTCGCCGGCCAGCTCCTCGCCGCCTACGCCAGGCACGGCCGCCCCGACGAGGCCCGCCACGTGTTCGACGCAATGCCGTCCAAGAGGACCACCATGTCCTGGAACACGCTCATCTCCGCTTATTCGGTCTGCTGCGACCCCGACAGTGCAATGGCCACGTTCGGGCGCATGGCCGCCGCCGCTGACGAGGCGCTCCCCGACGCCGTGACGTGGACGACGCTGCTCTCGGCGCACGCGAGGTGCGGCAAGCACCCGGTGGTTCTTGAACTGTTCGGAGACATGCACCGCAGCGGATGTGAAGGGAATGCCGAGTCCGTGGCCGTGGCGCTCTCGGCGTGCCCCTACGCCGGCGACCTCGCGTTGGGGAAAGGGAGGGCGATACATGGCTACGGCGTCGCAAAGGGCGTCGTCCGTGGCTACCTGTTCGTCACCAACTCGCTGGTGTGCATGTACGGCAAGCTGGGGAAGATGGACGACGCCCGGAAGGTTTTCGGGGAAGCTGGAGAGAAGAACACCGTGACATGGAACGCCCTCGTCACCAGCTACGCCGCGTCTGGGATGTGCGACGAAGCGTTGGACGTGCTCGTCCGGATGGAGCAGCGTGGCGGCATGGCTGCGCCCAATGTGGTGAGCTGGAGCGCTGTCATTGGCGGCTTCGCGTCGTCCGGTGACAATGAGCGCGCACTGGAGCTGTTCCGGCGGATGCAACGGCGATGGCTTTCGCCGAACGTGGTGACCTTAGCCACCGTTCTCTCAGCCTGCGCCGAGCTACTGGCGGTGCGGTTGGGTCGGGAGGTCCATGCCGGCGCGATCAGATCCATGCTCGACCGGCACTCGCTCGTCGCGAACGGGCTCATCAACATGTACGCCAAGTGCGGGAGAGTGGCCTACGCACGCACGGTGTTCGACGGTATGAAGAGCAGGGACCTGGTCTCCTGGAACTCCATGTTGGCCGGCTACGGGATGCACGGCCTGTGCGACGACGCCCTTGCAGTGTTCGCAGACATGGCCGAAGCTAAGGTCGATCCTGACGGCGTCACCTTCGTCGCCGTTCTGTCGGCGTGCAGCCACGCAGGGCGCGTGTCGGAGGGCCGCCGTCTGTTTGATCAGATGATACTGGAGCACAGGATTTCCCCATCCATGGAGCACTACACGTGCATGGTCGACCTCCTGGGCCGTGCCGGCTTGCTCAAGGACGCGTCTGAGCTCATCGAGACGATGCCGGTGGGAGCCGACCTGTGCGTGTGGGGAGCGCTGCTCAACTCGTGCAGGATCCATGGGGACGCAGCCATGGCCGAAGCCACCATCGCGAAGGTTCTGCAGGCCGGCGCGGAGACCACCGGCAACCACACGCTGATCACGAACCTGTACGCCGCGTGCGGGATGTGGGACGAGTCCAAGAGGGTGAGGGTGATGACGAGAGAGGCCGGCTTGAGGAAGAGCCCCGGGCAGAGCTGGATCGAGGTGAAGAACAAGGTGTTCGCCTTCGTGGCCGGCAGTGTGCCGCCGTCGATGCCCGGAGCTGAGGAGATCTTCAGGGTGCTCGACGATTTGTACAGCGAAATGGACGACGAGAGACACACCATGGAGCACGATCACCACATTGTAAGCGTTTGA